The following proteins are encoded in a genomic region of Glycine max cultivar Williams 82 chromosome 18, Glycine_max_v4.0, whole genome shotgun sequence:
- the LOC100775779 gene encoding probable alpha,alpha-trehalose-phosphate synthase [UDP-forming] 10, with amino-acid sequence MASRSYANLFDLASGDFLDFPCTPRALPRVMTVPGIISDLDGYGCNDGDSDVSSSGCRERKIIVANMLPVQAKRDIETAKWVFSWDEDSILLQLKDGFSADSEVIYVGSLKVEIDACEQDAVAQRLLDEFNCVPTFLPHDLQKRFYLGFCKQQLWPLFHYMLPICPDHGDRFDRILWQAYVSANKIFADKVMEVINPDDDFVWVHDYHLMVLPTFLRKRYNRVKLGFFLHSPFPSSEIYRTLPVRDEILRGLLNSDLIGFHTFDYARHFLSCCSRMLGLDYESKRGHIGLDYFGRTIFIKILPVGIHMGRLESVLNLSSTSAKLKEVQEEFKDKKVILGIDDMDIFKGISLKLLAVEHLLQQNPDLQGKVVLVQIVNPARGSGKDVQEAKNETYLIAQRINDTYSSNNYQPVILIDRPVPRFEKSAYYAVAECCIVNAVRDGMNLVPYKYIVCRQGTAQLDEALDRKSDSPRTSMLVVSEFIGCSPSLSGAIRVNPWDIDAVADAMYAALTMSVSEKQLRHEKHYRYVSSHDVAYWAHSFMLDLERACKDHYTKRCWGFGLGLGFRVVSLSHGFRKLSIDHIVSAYKRTNRRAIFLDYDGTVVPQSSISKTPSPEVISVLNALCNNPKNIVFIVSGRGRDSLSEWFTSCQMLGLAAEHGYFLRWNKDSEWEASHLSADLDWKKMVEPVMQLYTEATDGSNIEVKESALVWHHQDADPDFGSCQAKELLDHLESVLANEPAAVTRGQHIVEVKPQGISKGLVAEQVLMTMVNGGNPPDFVLCIGDDRSDEDMFESILRTVSCPSLPSAPEIFACTVGRKPSKAKYFLDDASDVVKLLQGLAASSNPKPRHLAHSQVSFESTV; translated from the exons ATGGCTTCAAGATCATATGCTAATCTCTTTGACTTAGCTAGTGGAGACTTTCTTGATTTTCCTTGCACCCCAAGAGCTCTTCCAAGGGTTATGACTGTTCCTGGAATTATTTCGGACCTGGATGGTTATGGTTGTAATGATGGGGATTCAGATGTTAGTTCTTCTGGATGTAGGGAGCGGAAAATCATTGTGGCAAACATGTTGCCAGTGCAGGCTAAAAGAGATATAGAAACTGCTAAATGGGTTTTCAGTTGGGATGAGGATTCAATTTTGTTACAATTAAAAGATGGTTTTTCTGCTGATAGTGAGGTAATCTATGTGGGTTCTCTCAAGGTTGAAATAGATGCCTGTGAGCAGGATGCAGTTGCTCAGAGATTGCTAGATGAATTTAATTGTGTACCTACCTTTCTTCCCCATGATCTCCAAAAAAGGTTCTACCTTGGATTTTGTAAGCAGCAACTTTGGCCTCTATTTCATTATATGCTACCTATATGCCCAGATCACGGTGATCGCTTTGACCGTATACTTTGGCAGGCTTATGTTTCTGCAAACAAAATATTTGCAGACAAGGTCATGGAAGTAATTAATCCTGATGATGATTTTGTTTGGGTTCATGATTATCACTTAATGGTTTTGCCTACTTTCTTGAGGAAGCGATATAATCGGGTTAAACTTGGGTTCTTTCTGCATAGTCCTTTCCCTTCATCTGAAATCTACCGAACTTTACCAGTAAGGGATGAAATTTTGAGGGGATTGTTGAACTCTGATTTAATTGGCTTTCATACATTTGATTATGCTCGCCACTTTCTTTCTTGCTGCAGTAGAATGCTAGGTCTGGACTATGAATCTAAGCGAGGACATATAGGGCTTGATTACTTTGGCCGcactatatttattaaaattttgccTGTAGGCATTCACATGGGTAGGCTTGAATCTGTGTTAAATCTTTCTTCTACATCTGCTAAACTAAAAGAGGTTCAGGAAGAGTTTAAGGATAAGAAAGTAATTCTTGGTATTGATGACATGGATATTTTTAAGGGCATTAGTCTGAAACTTCTAGCTGTGGAGCATCTGCTGCAGCAGAATCCAGATTTGCAGGGCAAAGTTGTCCTAGTTCAAATTGTAAATCCTGCAAGGGGCTCGGGGAAGGATGTTCAGGAAGCAAAGAACGAAACATATTTAATTGCCCAGAGAATCAACGATACATATAGCTCAAATAATTATCAGCCAGTCATTCTCATTGACCGCCCTGTTCCTCGCTTTGAGAAGAGTGCCTATTATGCTGTAGCTGAATGTTGCATTGTTAATGCTGTAAGGGATGGTATGAACTTAGTCCCATACAAATATATCGTCTGCAGACAGGGAACTGCACAACTAGATGaagcattggatagaaaaagtGATTCTCCTCGTACAAGCATGCTTGTGGTGTCTGAGTTCATTGGTTGTTCACCTTCTCTTAGTGGGGCAATAAGGGTCAATCCCTGGGACATAGATGCCGTAGCCGATGCTATGTATGCAGCCCTTACAATGAGTGTTTCAGAGAAGCAGTTGCGCCATGAGAAACACTATCGGTATGTGAGTTCTCATGATGTTGCATATTGGGCGCACAGCTTTATGCTGGATTTGGAGAGAGCCTGCAAAGATCATTACACCAAAAGATGCTGGGGATTTGGTTTGGGCTTGGGGTTCAGAGTTGTTTCTCTTTCTCATGGTTTCAGGAAGCTGtcaattgaccatattgtttcAGCATACAAGAGAACCAATAGAAGGGCCATCTTTCTTGATTATGATGGTACTGTTGTACCTCAATCTTCCATAAGTAAAACCCCCAGCCCTGAAGTCATCTCTGTCTTAAATGCTCTGTGTAACAATCCCAAGAATATTGTGTTCATTGTTAGTGGGAGGGGGAGGGATTCACTGAGTGAATGGTTTACTTCATGCCAAATGCTTGGACTTGCagcagaacatgggtactttTTAAG GTGGAACAAAGATTCAGAATGGGAAGCAAGTCACTTATCTGCGGACCTTGATTGGAAAAAGATGGTGGAACCTGTGATGCAGTTGTATACAGAAGCAACTGATGGTTCTAATATTGAAGTTAAGGAGAGTGCTTTGGTGTGGCATCATCAAGATGCAGACCCTGATTTTGGTTCTTGCCAAGCCAAAGAATTGTTGGATCACTTGGAAAGTGTGCTTGCTAATGAACCAGCAGCTGTTACGAGAGGTCAGCATATTGTTGAAGTTAAGCCACAG GGAATAAGCAAGGGGTTGGTAGCTGAACAGGTTCTTATGACCATGGTTAATGGCGGCAATCCACCAGATTTTGTGCTGTGCATTGGAGATGATAGGTCCGATGAGGACATGTTTGAGAGCATTTTGAGGACAGTTTCGTGCCCATCATTACCATCAGCTCCAGAGATCTTTGCCTGCACTGTGGGTAGGAAGCCTAGCAAGGCCAAGTATTTTCTTGATGATGCTTCTGATGTTGTGAAGTTGCTTCAGGGCCTTGCTGCTTCATCCAATCCAAAACCCAGGCATCTTGCTCATTCTCAAGTCTCTTTTGAGAGCACAGTTTGA